Proteins encoded together in one Kutzneria kofuensis window:
- a CDS encoding MFS transporter produces MIPDVVDEQPTRLAAGTLVAGCFAVFLAQTGLVLPAAINGVIQRTLQLSGAELTWVSDAFLVPIAMFSLTFGVLGDRHGRKKVLLAGSLLTLLGATIAAVGGTALTLWAGQAAAGIGAAALFPSSLAVITAATPNPAARARGLAAWTTALSAGALVAPPLSGAAVELGSFHWAFGAVAVLSGICTITNFALVKESSRPDGRSLDWPGQITVAAALLALLFGMIEGPELGWTSPPVIAAFVLFIVLLTAFVAIENRSAQPMLRLSLFRIPAFSGAAIVAVVGMFGFLGGAYALSIRLGVIQHQTPLQAAGPFLVIQGVTPFIWPLLVRLLHRVGPRIMLVSGLLAIAAGWIWLGALPIAGSTLVTMLPALLAVGLGFGLLVSAITAAAVNVVPVQLTGMASATASVVRDLGQTFGPALIGTIVLSQAADALAPRLAGRPGPANAVLESGGPLAVATADLGPASVFARQALEHGYAIGSIVSAVVCVCAAFVALVMVRAGAGPEVRH; encoded by the coding sequence GTGATCCCCGACGTTGTGGACGAACAACCGACCCGCCTCGCGGCCGGCACACTCGTGGCCGGTTGCTTCGCGGTGTTCCTCGCCCAGACCGGGCTCGTACTGCCGGCCGCGATCAACGGCGTCATCCAGCGAACGCTGCAGCTGTCGGGCGCGGAACTGACGTGGGTGAGCGACGCCTTCCTGGTTCCCATCGCGATGTTCAGCCTGACCTTCGGCGTGCTGGGAGACCGCCACGGACGCAAGAAGGTGCTGCTGGCCGGGTCGCTGCTGACGCTGCTCGGCGCAACGATCGCCGCGGTGGGGGGCACTGCGCTGACGCTGTGGGCCGGCCAGGCAGCGGCGGGTATCGGCGCGGCCGCGCTGTTCCCGTCCTCACTCGCCGTCATCACGGCCGCGACGCCGAACCCCGCCGCCCGCGCCCGCGGCCTGGCCGCCTGGACCACCGCGCTGTCCGCAGGTGCGCTCGTCGCGCCACCATTGTCGGGCGCGGCAGTCGAACTGGGCTCGTTCCACTGGGCGTTCGGTGCCGTCGCAGTTCTCTCCGGCATCTGCACGATCACGAACTTCGCGCTGGTGAAGGAGTCCAGCCGGCCGGACGGCCGATCGTTGGACTGGCCCGGCCAGATCACCGTCGCCGCCGCGCTGCTGGCTCTGCTGTTCGGGATGATCGAAGGACCGGAGCTGGGCTGGACCTCACCACCGGTGATCGCCGCGTTCGTGCTCTTCATCGTGCTCCTGACAGCGTTCGTCGCCATCGAGAACCGCAGCGCGCAACCGATGCTCCGGCTGTCGCTGTTCCGCATCCCGGCGTTCAGCGGTGCCGCGATCGTGGCCGTGGTCGGCATGTTCGGGTTTCTGGGCGGCGCCTACGCGTTGAGCATCAGGCTCGGTGTCATCCAGCACCAGACGCCGCTGCAGGCGGCGGGCCCGTTCCTGGTGATCCAGGGCGTGACGCCGTTCATCTGGCCGCTGCTGGTCCGGCTGCTGCACCGCGTCGGTCCGCGGATCATGCTCGTCTCCGGGCTGCTCGCGATCGCCGCCGGCTGGATCTGGCTCGGCGCGCTGCCGATCGCGGGCTCCACCCTGGTCACCATGCTGCCGGCGCTGCTCGCTGTGGGGCTGGGATTCGGCCTGCTCGTCTCCGCCATCACCGCCGCCGCGGTCAACGTCGTGCCGGTCCAGCTCACCGGTATGGCCAGCGCGACCGCGAGCGTGGTGCGCGACCTCGGGCAGACGTTCGGTCCGGCCTTGATCGGCACCATCGTGCTGAGCCAGGCGGCCGATGCGCTGGCGCCACGACTGGCCGGTCGGCCCGGACCCGCGAATGCCGTGCTCGAGTCAGGCGGCCCGCTCGCCGTCGCCACAGCGGATCTCGGGCCTGCGTCGGTCTTTGCCAGACAGGCACTGGAGCACGGGTACGCCATCGGCTCCATCGTCAGCGCGGTGGTGTGCGTGTGCGCGGCGTTCGTGGCCCTCGTGATGGTCCGGGCCGGCGCAGGTCCGGAGGTGCGCCACTGA
- a CDS encoding fumarylacetoacetate hydrolase family protein yields the protein MKLATFHQDGVSRVGLVTDQGLHPVPWAATLLELIEREAVVQAADAALGERPLPLDSVRLLPPLQPSAIRDFVTFERHVEGIARRFGDEVGPEWYEAPTFYFTNPHSLIGPFDDVRIPPGSEVFDFELEVAAVVGRAGSDLTPEAARGHIIGYTVLNDWSARDLQAREMRVKLGPAKGKDSASTLGPWLVTADELETRRDAEGFLDLTMVVARNGIEVGRDSLANMAWTFEEMVAYASRGTTVRPGDVLGSGTCGSGCLAELWGRYGTEGLPPLRPGDVITMTVDELGTISNKVVPGRDPVHIPAARAKCQGPRH from the coding sequence ATGAAGCTCGCGACATTTCACCAGGACGGTGTCTCCCGCGTCGGGTTGGTGACGGATCAGGGCCTGCACCCGGTGCCCTGGGCCGCGACCCTGCTCGAACTGATCGAGCGAGAAGCGGTTGTGCAAGCCGCTGACGCCGCGCTGGGAGAGCGTCCGCTTCCGCTGGATTCGGTGCGGCTGCTGCCGCCGCTGCAGCCGTCGGCCATCCGCGACTTCGTCACGTTCGAACGTCACGTGGAAGGCATCGCGCGACGGTTCGGCGACGAAGTGGGGCCGGAGTGGTACGAGGCGCCCACCTTCTACTTCACCAATCCGCACTCGCTGATCGGCCCGTTCGACGACGTGCGGATTCCGCCGGGAAGCGAGGTGTTCGACTTCGAGTTGGAGGTGGCGGCCGTCGTCGGGCGCGCGGGCAGTGACCTCACTCCGGAGGCGGCGCGTGGGCACATCATCGGCTACACCGTTCTCAACGACTGGTCGGCCCGCGATCTCCAGGCCCGGGAGATGCGGGTCAAGCTCGGCCCGGCCAAGGGCAAGGACAGCGCGAGCACACTCGGCCCGTGGCTGGTCACCGCGGACGAACTGGAGACCCGGCGTGACGCGGAGGGATTCCTCGACCTCACCATGGTCGTGGCCCGCAACGGCATCGAGGTCGGACGGGACTCGCTGGCGAACATGGCGTGGACGTTCGAGGAGATGGTCGCCTACGCCTCACGCGGCACCACGGTGCGACCTGGCGACGTTCTCGGTTCCGGCACCTGTGGTTCCGGCTGCCTCGCCGAACTGTGGGGGCGGTACGGCACTGAAGGCCTGCCACCGCTGAGACCCGGCGACGTGATCACCATGACCGTCGACGAACTGGGAACGATCAGCAACAAGGTCGTGCCGGGCCGCGATCCGGTCCACATCCCAGCCGCGCGGGCCAAGTGCCAGGGGCCACGCCACTGA
- a CDS encoding type II toxin-antitoxin system Phd/YefM family antitoxin, whose product MKVITQREFRNNSAAVMDAVEAGETYHVTRNGVEVAELRPIARRRRLTAEELVERHRKLPHVDYARMRQEADDFFGAEDRVGDDDVWERGRG is encoded by the coding sequence GTGAAGGTGATCACCCAGCGGGAGTTTCGCAACAACTCCGCTGCCGTCATGGACGCGGTGGAGGCGGGCGAGACGTACCACGTCACGCGCAATGGCGTTGAGGTCGCGGAGCTGCGTCCCATCGCACGCAGGCGGCGCCTGACCGCCGAGGAGTTGGTCGAGCGGCACCGGAAGCTGCCACATGTCGACTACGCGCGCATGCGGCAGGAGGCGGACGACTTCTTCGGCGCTGAGGACCGTGTCGGTGATGACGATGTGTGGGAGCGTGGTCGTGGCTGA
- a CDS encoding type II toxin-antitoxin system VapC family toxin yields the protein MAERHESGVLDTCTYIELATLDSAVLPAVPEITAITMAELHQGVAMAKDAATRAARTELLGAAIVEFDPLPFDAEAATRYGTLVALTLEVKRDPKPRRIDLMIAAIASARGLPLYTRNEADFKGLEDMVEVVAV from the coding sequence GTGGCTGAGCGTCACGAGTCCGGCGTGCTGGACACCTGCACCTACATCGAACTCGCCACGCTCGATTCAGCGGTGCTGCCGGCAGTGCCCGAGATCACGGCGATCACGATGGCCGAGCTGCATCAGGGCGTCGCGATGGCCAAGGACGCTGCGACGCGGGCGGCGAGGACCGAGCTCCTGGGCGCGGCCATCGTCGAGTTCGATCCGCTGCCTTTCGATGCCGAGGCCGCGACGCGGTACGGCACCTTGGTCGCGCTGACCCTGGAGGTGAAACGTGACCCGAAGCCGCGCCGCATCGACCTGATGATCGCGGCCATCGCGTCCGCCCGGGGGCTGCCGCTCTACACGCGCAACGAAGCCGACTTCAAGGGCCTGGAAGACATGGTCGAGGTCGTGGCCGTGTGA
- a CDS encoding type II toxin-antitoxin system Phd/YefM family antitoxin has protein sequence MSLQPEITQRDLRSRSKEIMDAVEHGQSFTVTRDGHRIGELIPLRRRRRFVPRQEFAAMSRNAPSVDIETFRADQDATVDHEVDSAYDR, from the coding sequence ATGTCGCTCCAACCCGAGATCACCCAGCGTGACCTGCGCAGCCGGTCCAAGGAGATCATGGACGCGGTCGAGCACGGGCAGTCGTTCACGGTCACCCGCGACGGCCACCGGATCGGGGAGTTGATCCCGCTGCGTCGCCGACGGAGGTTCGTCCCTCGGCAGGAGTTCGCCGCCATGTCGCGCAACGCGCCCAGCGTCGACATCGAGACCTTCCGGGCTGACCAGGACGCCACAGTCGATCACGAAGTGGACAGCGCGTATGACCGGTGA
- a CDS encoding type II toxin-antitoxin system VapC family toxin, translating into MLDTNIVILRKWIDPSELPDEMAISAITLAELSAGPHEVRGNSEQSAYDEHAERARRLEILQRVENEFDPIPFDAEAARIYGRVAAAVIGAGRKPRGRFADLMIASIAIAEGLPLFTTNPKDFVGLDELLTIVPVDRPELPRHG; encoded by the coding sequence TTGCTTGACACGAACATCGTGATCCTGCGCAAGTGGATCGACCCGAGCGAACTGCCCGACGAGATGGCGATCAGCGCGATCACGCTGGCCGAGCTGTCTGCCGGTCCGCACGAGGTTCGTGGCAACAGCGAGCAGAGCGCGTACGACGAGCACGCGGAGCGCGCGCGTCGACTGGAAATTCTCCAACGGGTGGAGAACGAGTTCGATCCGATCCCGTTCGACGCCGAAGCCGCGCGGATCTACGGCCGCGTCGCCGCCGCCGTGATCGGAGCCGGACGTAAGCCGCGGGGCCGGTTCGCGGATTTGATGATCGCGTCGATCGCGATCGCCGAGGGTCTGCCGCTGTTCACGACGAACCCGAAGGACTTCGTCGGCCTTGACGAGCTGCTGACGATCGTGCCGGTCGACCGCCCCGAGTTGCCGCGTCACGGCTGA
- a CDS encoding HIRAN domain-containing protein has translation MWPFTRKRTASAPAGRREMSATVQRVVLQPRNSITSHAEAPRYSNISLAPVPLPATGHLRVVGESHYQQALHIVAHGQAAGNTEAQHIKVTAALIPEPENTWDRKAVRVDVVTGNRTVKVGYLPRDVAARYQPDLLALRKQGKLGTCAARIAGGGAKLYGIYLLLGTPADIGAATGTLDPIAKGTAGSVLLRNDWTCTVTKEEDHQQALSHYRPNSPTRPREVIASLDLCTIQGGKYKGESAIEVRLDGQRVGQLTYAMTQRYIDVVAPLLDRGLLVTCEATTLRSDKGIQVELRLPRAAK, from the coding sequence ATGTGGCCGTTCACCCGCAAGCGGACCGCGTCGGCCCCAGCCGGCCGGCGGGAAATGTCGGCGACAGTTCAGCGGGTGGTCCTCCAGCCACGGAACTCGATCACCAGCCACGCCGAAGCGCCGAGGTACTCGAACATCAGCCTCGCGCCGGTGCCGTTGCCGGCGACCGGGCACTTGAGAGTGGTCGGTGAATCCCATTACCAGCAGGCACTCCACATCGTCGCGCACGGCCAGGCCGCCGGGAACACAGAGGCGCAGCACATCAAGGTGACTGCGGCGCTCATCCCCGAGCCCGAGAACACCTGGGACCGAAAAGCGGTCCGCGTCGATGTGGTGACCGGCAACCGCACGGTGAAGGTGGGATACCTGCCCCGGGACGTCGCCGCGAGGTACCAGCCGGATCTTCTCGCCTTGCGCAAGCAGGGCAAACTCGGCACCTGCGCGGCCAGGATCGCTGGCGGCGGCGCCAAGCTGTACGGCATCTATCTACTCCTGGGCACACCCGCGGATATCGGCGCGGCGACAGGGACGCTCGATCCCATCGCCAAGGGGACCGCCGGATCGGTGCTCCTTCGCAATGACTGGACGTGCACCGTCACCAAGGAGGAAGACCACCAGCAGGCGCTTTCCCACTATCGCCCGAACAGTCCGACCCGTCCTCGCGAAGTGATTGCCTCACTCGACCTCTGCACGATTCAGGGCGGCAAGTACAAGGGCGAATCCGCGATCGAAGTCCGGCTCGACGGCCAACGAGTCGGACAGCTCACGTACGCGATGACCCAGCGGTACATCGACGTCGTGGCTCCCCTGCTGGACCGCGGCCTACTCGTCACCTGCGAGGCGACGACCCTTCGAAGCGACAAGGGCATACAGGTCGAGTTGCGCCTGCCCCGAGCGGCAAAATAG
- a CDS encoding MBL fold metallo-hydrolase, producing the protein MDVVEEYTGHVEPNGPAARRTLDALTITKISVGPMDNNAYLLVCRRSGDALLIDAANEPDRLADLLGHDPERPRLKTVVTTHQHPDHWQALGAVAGANGANTAAHPLDAEPLPVPPDFLVEHGDTLEVGESTLEIIHLRGHTPGSIAVLYRDPAGHPHLFTGDSLFPGGVGKTTSPENFTSLINDVKSRLFDVLPDDTWFYPGHGDDSTLGEQKPHLDEWRARGW; encoded by the coding sequence GTGGACGTTGTCGAGGAGTACACGGGACATGTCGAGCCCAACGGGCCGGCCGCGCGGCGGACGCTGGACGCCCTGACCATCACCAAGATCTCGGTCGGGCCGATGGACAACAACGCCTATCTGCTGGTGTGCCGGCGTAGCGGCGACGCGCTGCTGATCGACGCCGCCAACGAGCCCGACCGGCTCGCCGACCTGCTCGGCCACGACCCGGAGCGGCCGCGGCTGAAGACCGTCGTCACCACCCACCAGCACCCCGACCACTGGCAGGCCCTCGGGGCCGTCGCCGGGGCCAACGGCGCCAACACCGCCGCCCACCCCCTCGACGCCGAGCCGCTGCCCGTGCCGCCCGACTTCCTCGTCGAGCACGGCGACACCCTCGAGGTCGGCGAGTCCACCCTGGAGATCATCCACCTCCGCGGCCACACCCCCGGCTCCATCGCCGTCCTCTACCGCGACCCCGCCGGCCACCCCCACCTGTTCACCGGCGACTCCCTCTTCCCGGGCGGTGTGGGCAAGACGACCTCGCCTGAGAACTTCACGTCGCTGATCAACGACGTGAAGTCGCGGCTGTTCGACGTGCTGCCGGACGACACGTGGTTCTACCCGGGCCACGGCGACGACTCCACCCTCGGTGAGCAGAAGCCCCACCTCGACGAATGGCGTGCCAGGGGTTGGTAA
- a CDS encoding maleylpyruvate isomerase family mycothiol-dependent enzyme — MVSNTSATHTSETTGVTVPPQRVQQSEAVREAAAGLAAVEQATGRLLQVVAAMDDAAARGASALPGWTRGHVLTHLARNADALVNLLTWARTGVEHPMYASRADRDTDIDEGAPRSLWLLEQDIVAACGRFAAAATGLGDSAWQAEVAMTGGRLVRACQVPWKRVSELWVHMVDLDMGVDFADVPADLAERLIGDALGYYRLADSRPSVHLTAGGRSWDLAGDGEVHNVTGSIGGALAWVTGRGASGVSGDVPALPSWL; from the coding sequence ATGGTCAGTAATACCTCCGCCACGCACACGTCCGAAACCACCGGGGTCACCGTGCCGCCGCAACGGGTGCAGCAGTCCGAGGCGGTCCGCGAGGCCGCCGCCGGCCTGGCCGCGGTGGAACAGGCGACCGGCAGACTGCTGCAGGTCGTCGCGGCGATGGACGATGCCGCCGCCCGGGGCGCGAGCGCGCTGCCCGGGTGGACGCGGGGACATGTGCTGACCCATCTCGCCCGCAACGCCGACGCCCTCGTCAACCTCCTGACCTGGGCCCGGACCGGCGTCGAGCACCCCATGTACGCCAGCCGGGCCGACCGGGACACCGACATCGACGAGGGCGCGCCGCGGTCGCTGTGGCTGCTCGAGCAGGACATCGTCGCCGCCTGTGGCCGGTTCGCCGCCGCTGCCACCGGTTTGGGTGACAGCGCCTGGCAGGCCGAGGTGGCCATGACCGGCGGCCGGCTGGTCCGGGCCTGCCAGGTGCCGTGGAAGCGGGTCAGCGAGCTCTGGGTGCACATGGTCGACCTGGACATGGGCGTCGACTTCGCCGATGTGCCCGCTGACCTGGCCGAACGCCTCATCGGCGACGCGCTGGGCTACTACCGCCTGGCTGATTCGCGCCCGTCCGTGCACCTGACCGCGGGTGGCCGCAGCTGGGACCTCGCCGGCGACGGTGAGGTGCACAACGTCACCGGCAGTATCGGCGGGGCCCTCGCCTGGGTGACCGGCCGTGGGGCCTCCGGCGTCAGCGGTGACGTGCCCGCGTTGCCCTCCTGGCTGTGA
- the uvrA gene encoding excinuclease ABC subunit UvrA gives MADRLVVRGAREHNLRGVDLDLPRDSMIVFTGLSGSGKSSLAFDTIFAEGQRRYVESLSAYARQFLGQMDKPDVDFIEGLSPAVSIDQKSTNRNPRSTVGTITEVYDYLRLLYARAGKPHCPVCGEAITKQTPQQIVDQVLAMPANTKFQVLAPIVRGRKGEFVDLFSNLQSQGYARALVDGAVHLLSDEPPKLKKQEKHHISVVIDRLTVKPSSKQRLTDSVETALRLADGLVVLDFVDLPEDDPQRERRFSERLACPNAHPLAIEDLEPRSFSFNSPYGACQVCTGIGTRKEVDPELVVPDDELSLGEGAIAPWQGGQSADYFIRLLESLSTTIGFRMDTPWRQLPAKVQKAVLHGIDEQVHVRYRNRYGRERSYYANFEGVIPFLERRQEQTESEFMREKYEGYMREVPCPACQGTRLKPEILAVTLSHKTQGDRSIAEVCALSVAECSKFLDGLTLGKREKMIAGAVLKEVQARLRFLLDVGLDYLSLDRAAGTLSGGEAQRIRLATQIGSGLVGVLYVLDEPSIGLHQRDNHRLIETLTRLRDLGNTLIVVEHDEDTIRAADWVVDIGPGAGEHGGQVVHSGTYKQLLSNKQSMTGAYLAGRKEIATPAIRRPVDKKRQLTVVGAREHNLRGIDVSFPLGCLVSVTGVSGSGKSTLVNDILATVLANKLNGARQVPGRHTRIKGLDQVDKLVQVDQSPIGRTPRSNPATYTGVFDNIRKLFASTTEAKVRGYQPGRFSFNVKGGRCEACAGDGTIKIEMNFLPDVYVPCEVCKGARYNRETLEVHYKGKTIAEVLDMPIEEAAEFFEPITAIHRHLKTLVDVGLGYVRLGQPAPTLSGGEAQRVKLASELQKRSTGKTVYILDEPTTGLHFEDIRKLLGVISGLVDKGNTVIVIEHNFDVIKTSDWIIDMGPEGGSGGGTVIAEGTPEDIAEVENSYTAEFLRDVLKN, from the coding sequence GTGGCTGACCGCCTCGTCGTCCGCGGCGCCCGGGAGCACAACCTGCGCGGCGTCGACCTCGACCTGCCCCGCGACAGCATGATCGTGTTCACCGGCCTGTCCGGCTCGGGCAAGTCGAGCCTGGCCTTCGACACGATCTTCGCCGAGGGCCAGCGGCGCTACGTCGAGTCGCTGTCGGCCTACGCCCGGCAGTTCCTCGGCCAGATGGACAAGCCCGACGTCGACTTCATCGAGGGCCTCTCGCCCGCGGTCTCCATCGACCAGAAGTCCACCAACCGCAACCCGCGGTCCACCGTCGGCACGATCACCGAGGTCTACGACTACCTGCGCCTGCTCTACGCCCGCGCGGGCAAGCCGCACTGCCCGGTCTGCGGCGAGGCGATCACCAAGCAGACCCCGCAGCAGATCGTCGACCAGGTGCTGGCCATGCCGGCCAACACCAAGTTCCAGGTGCTGGCCCCGATCGTGCGCGGCCGCAAGGGCGAGTTCGTCGACCTGTTCTCCAACCTGCAGTCCCAGGGCTACGCCCGCGCCCTCGTCGACGGCGCGGTGCACCTGCTGTCGGACGAGCCGCCGAAGCTGAAGAAGCAGGAGAAGCACCACATCTCCGTGGTGATCGACCGGCTCACCGTGAAGCCGTCGTCCAAGCAGCGCCTCACCGACTCCGTCGAAACCGCGCTGCGCCTCGCCGACGGCCTGGTGGTGCTGGACTTCGTCGACCTCCCTGAGGACGACCCGCAGCGCGAGCGCCGCTTCTCCGAGCGCCTGGCCTGCCCGAACGCGCACCCGCTGGCGATCGAGGACCTGGAGCCCCGCTCCTTCTCGTTCAACTCCCCGTACGGCGCCTGCCAGGTCTGCACGGGTATCGGCACCCGCAAGGAGGTCGACCCGGAGCTGGTCGTCCCGGACGACGAGCTGTCGCTGGGCGAGGGCGCGATCGCGCCGTGGCAGGGCGGCCAGTCCGCGGACTACTTCATCCGCCTGCTGGAGTCGCTGTCCACCACCATCGGCTTCCGCATGGACACGCCGTGGCGGCAGCTGCCGGCCAAGGTGCAGAAGGCCGTGCTGCACGGCATCGACGAGCAGGTGCACGTCCGCTACCGCAACCGCTACGGACGTGAGCGTTCCTACTACGCGAACTTCGAGGGCGTCATCCCGTTCCTGGAGCGCCGTCAGGAGCAGACCGAGTCGGAGTTCATGCGGGAGAAGTACGAGGGCTACATGCGGGAGGTGCCCTGCCCCGCCTGCCAGGGCACGCGCCTCAAGCCGGAGATCCTCGCCGTCACGCTCTCCCACAAGACGCAGGGCGACCGCTCCATCGCCGAGGTGTGCGCGCTCAGCGTCGCCGAGTGCTCGAAGTTCCTGGACGGCCTGACGCTGGGCAAGCGCGAGAAGATGATCGCCGGCGCGGTGCTCAAGGAGGTGCAGGCCCGGCTGCGCTTCCTGCTCGACGTCGGCCTGGACTACCTGTCGCTGGACCGGGCCGCGGGCACGCTGTCCGGCGGCGAGGCGCAGCGCATCCGGCTGGCCACGCAGATCGGCTCGGGCCTGGTCGGCGTGCTCTACGTGCTGGACGAGCCGTCGATCGGCCTGCACCAGCGGGACAACCACCGGCTGATCGAGACCCTGACCCGGCTGCGGGACCTGGGCAACACGCTGATCGTCGTCGAGCACGACGAGGACACGATCCGCGCCGCCGACTGGGTCGTGGACATCGGCCCGGGCGCGGGCGAGCACGGCGGCCAGGTGGTGCACAGCGGCACGTACAAGCAGTTGCTGTCCAACAAGCAGTCCATGACGGGCGCGTACCTGGCCGGCCGCAAGGAGATCGCCACGCCGGCGATCCGCCGCCCGGTGGACAAGAAGCGGCAGCTGACCGTGGTCGGCGCCCGCGAGCACAACCTGCGCGGCATCGACGTGTCGTTCCCGCTGGGCTGCCTGGTCTCGGTGACGGGTGTCTCCGGCTCCGGAAAGTCCACTCTGGTCAACGACATCCTGGCCACGGTGCTGGCGAACAAGCTCAACGGCGCCCGCCAGGTGCCGGGCCGGCACACCCGGATCAAGGGCCTGGACCAGGTGGACAAGCTGGTTCAGGTGGACCAGTCGCCGATCGGCCGCACCCCGCGGTCCAACCCGGCGACCTACACCGGCGTGTTCGACAACATCCGCAAGCTGTTCGCCTCCACCACCGAGGCGAAGGTGCGCGGCTACCAGCCGGGCCGGTTCTCCTTCAACGTCAAGGGCGGCCGCTGCGAGGCGTGCGCCGGCGACGGCACGATCAAGATCGAGATGAACTTCCTGCCGGACGTCTACGTGCCGTGCGAGGTGTGCAAGGGGGCCCGGTACAACCGGGAGACCCTGGAGGTGCACTACAAGGGCAAGACCATCGCCGAGGTGCTGGACATGCCGATCGAGGAGGCGGCCGAGTTCTTCGAGCCGATCACCGCGATCCACCGCCACCTCAAGACGCTGGTCGACGTCGGCCTCGGCTACGTGCGGCTGGGGCAGCCGGCGCCGACGCTGTCCGGCGGCGAGGCGCAGCGCGTGAAGCTGGCCAGCGAGCTGCAGAAGCGCTCCACCGGCAAGACGGTGTACATCCTCGACGAGCCGACCACCGGCCTGCACTTCGAGGACATCCGCAAGCTGCTGGGCGTCATCTCGGGCCTGGTCGACAAGGGCAACACGGTGATCGTGATCGAGCACAACTTCGACGTGATCAAGACGTCGGACTGGATCATCGACATGGGCCCGGAGGGCGGCTCCGGCGGCGGCACGGTGATCGCCGAGGGCACGCCGGAGGACATCGCCGAGGTGGAGAACAGCTACACCGCGGAATTCCTGCGGGACGTGCTGAAGAACTGA
- a CDS encoding C1 family peptidase yields MSNTLSRVAIALAVAGTVGAMVAPMATAAPAHPLHRVYGALPSQHRAAHHDALAVRATPLAPTSASLAQYTVTPGDQGQVGSCVSWAIDYTAMSILENEQGISGHPQAPMYTYAQLARGNDQGSTPSDTFDILTSQGVDTMDHYWQGNYDYTTQPDSSERANAANWKLSGYTPISTGSGIKAGVQQAISQGLPVAISIPVYESFERISRQQATDYSYYPVQGDQYLGGHEITIIGYDSNGVRVQNSWGTNWGDGGFINLSWNYLSRQVEEANAVGKLVQ; encoded by the coding sequence ATGAGCAACACGCTCTCGCGCGTCGCCATCGCGCTCGCCGTCGCCGGCACGGTCGGCGCCATGGTCGCCCCGATGGCCACCGCCGCCCCGGCCCACCCCCTGCACCGGGTCTACGGCGCGCTGCCGTCCCAGCACCGGGCCGCCCACCACGACGCCCTCGCCGTGCGGGCCACTCCGCTCGCGCCGACCAGCGCCTCACTCGCCCAGTACACCGTCACTCCCGGCGACCAGGGCCAGGTCGGCTCCTGCGTGTCGTGGGCGATCGACTACACGGCGATGAGCATCCTGGAGAACGAGCAGGGCATCAGCGGCCACCCGCAGGCCCCGATGTACACCTACGCGCAGCTCGCCCGCGGCAACGACCAGGGCAGCACGCCCTCGGACACGTTCGACATCCTGACCTCGCAGGGCGTCGACACGATGGACCACTACTGGCAGGGCAACTACGACTACACCACCCAGCCCGACTCCAGCGAGCGCGCCAACGCCGCGAACTGGAAGCTGTCCGGCTACACGCCGATCAGCACCGGCAGCGGCATCAAGGCCGGCGTGCAGCAGGCCATCTCGCAGGGCCTGCCGGTGGCGATCTCCATCCCCGTGTACGAGAGCTTCGAGCGGATCTCCCGCCAGCAGGCGACCGACTACAGCTACTACCCGGTCCAGGGCGACCAGTACCTGGGCGGGCACGAGATCACCATCATCGGCTACGACAGCAACGGCGTCCGCGTGCAGAACTCGTGGGGCACCAACTGGGGCGACGGCGGTTTCATCAACCTGTCCTGGAACTACCTCTCGCGGCAGGTCGAGGAGGCCAACGCGGTCGGCAAGCTGGTTCAGTGA
- a CDS encoding sigma-70 family RNA polymerase sigma factor, whose translation MAERWSRRGGRQAGDEALIRSLYEEHGRSLLAYATRLTGDRAAAEDVVQETLVRAWKHADDMVNQKGSVRGWLLTVARNIITDRARARAVRPTEVAETPTAPPIQRDHAQSVVDSMAVLSALNTLSAEHRDVLVEIYYRGKSVTEAASTLGLPPGTVKSRSHYALKALRTAMAEQPAEVTR comes from the coding sequence ATCGCAGAACGCTGGTCGCGCAGGGGAGGGAGGCAAGCCGGCGACGAGGCGCTGATCCGATCCCTGTACGAGGAACACGGTCGGAGTCTGCTCGCCTACGCGACGCGACTGACCGGCGACCGGGCCGCCGCCGAGGACGTCGTGCAGGAAACCCTGGTGCGGGCGTGGAAGCACGCCGACGACATGGTCAACCAGAAGGGCTCGGTGCGCGGCTGGCTGCTCACCGTGGCCCGCAACATCATCACCGACCGGGCGCGGGCCCGCGCGGTCCGCCCGACGGAGGTCGCCGAGACCCCGACGGCGCCGCCGATCCAGCGCGACCACGCCCAGTCGGTCGTCGACTCCATGGCCGTGCTCTCGGCGTTGAACACCCTTTCGGCCGAGCACCGGGACGTGCTCGTCGAGATCTACTACCGTGGTAAGTCGGTGACGGAGGCGGCGTCGACGCTGGGCCTGCCGCCGGGCACCGTGAAATCCAGATCGCACTACGCGTTGAAAGCACTGCGCACGGCGATGGCCGAGCAGCCGGCGGAGGTGACCCGATGA